The window CGAATGGCACGTAGTTATTTCCTAAGTCCTGCCAGGATCTGGCGTTTCGCTTCGTGGCGGTGAACGTGCAAGTAGTCATGATGTTTTCGATGAGGTTGTTTTATCTTCCTCGGCTCAAAGCGGTCCGGTCTGTCTCCAACACGATGGACAGCAATCGATTCGATTACTTGCTCATAAATCTGTTGCCGAACTTCGTAAGAACAACGCCCCATGTTCGCAAGCATTGGTTGAAACGCCTTCAGCGTTTGCAGCGTGGCCTTGAAGCTAACGGTTCGCGGCTCGATTCCATGCTTATCAGCTGCTCTCGCCATGATCGTCCGAATCAGGTTGTAAGCCAGCACGTGAATCCACATTTCCTTGCGAACGAGGTCGGGTGTTTTGCAACGCAATTGATCCATCTGCAACGTCTGCTTTATAGTTCGGATATCCAACTCAACATTCCAGCGTTGTCGGTAGAGAGATGCGAGTTCTTCCTTGGGATATTCAATCGGATCAAAGAGCGTCGTTGCGATGACCAGAACTTTGTCACGGAAGCCAGGTCGGGCAATCCGTATTCGGCAGACTCGTACTCGCAAGCTGTCCGGTAAATTCTTGCGATAGTCGGCGTCTGCCTTTGTACGGCCATATCGCTTCGGCCAACTCACAATCTGATCATCTTTGCCGAGGCGTTGGCCACGACGAAAATCGAGCTTACGAGTCACAGCGTGTCTCACAACAAAATCGACACCTCGGCATTGCAGCGCAGTGAGCTCAACCCAGGAACACATGAGCCGATCTGCGACCATAATGTCGCCGGGGCGAAACACATCCATCAAGCGTCGCAGCAATCCGAGTTCGCTTTGGCCCTTCCCTGAATAGCCGCCGACTGCCATGTCAACGACAGCTCCACACGAAAGCGAGAAGATGGCGCACACTCTTGCCATCGGACGACCAAGTCCTGGACGTTGATACGATGGCTGGGGGTATTCGGCTTGATTTGCGGCGGTGTCGGGCATTGTGACTGTCGTTCCGTCATAGAGATAGACACGCCGACCGTGCCACAGCCATTCAGCTTTGGCGCAGCAATCCAAAGCACGTCCCGCTCGACGGGCGACGTCCGAGAAGAACTTCTCTGGAAGGCGTTTTCGTGCCTGGCAGTAGGCTGAGGTCTCCGAAGAACAGGGGCTTTCCTGCCGAGAGATTCGATGAGCAATCAGTCTCGCGACAGCTGCTGCACATGACTGATCGGTGCTGAGGATCTGCCCCAGAAACACCCATAGCGTCACCACGGGCGAATAAACCCTCTCCTTCCAACAGATCTCATTCTGCGAGATCGCACTGGAGATAGACTCCTGGGAGAGAATTTCCGTGAATGGCAGTCCGCCATCCTGCATAAATTGCCGTCGCAAAAAACTGATCTGGTCTCGACACCGACTATGGTTCAAACTGCCCATCGCAAAGGCCTCCTTGCCGAAGATGAAGTTGTGGTAAACCCATCTAAGCAAGTGAGGCCTTTCTTGTATATGTCGTTTCAGGGAAAAGAGTTAGCGAAAACTACGTGCCATTCGCGTCGGCCACCGGTGTATAAAAACAGACCATCCAAATCTACGTCCCACGATTCGATTGGGCTCCTAAGCGTATGGCAGCAGAATGTGCATAGTGACCGCCGTGTTGAAAGAATTAAAAGTCATCACTCAATTTTCATGAATGAGTTGGCCTTGATCACAGCCGCAACATCGCTGCGGTGCCGAGAAAGCACCTCCGAAAATGCCTGTTGTACGAACGGGGCTACCCAATACTGTGAATCGTCTTCGGGTGTTGCGCCGCATTCCATCGCGTCAACATAGTCGCTTGACATCATGTAGTGACCGTTTAGCAGGAACACGAAAGAAATGTGGTAAATAAATATGTCGCGAATGTCATGCGACAACTGGTCGAGAAGCTTTTCTCGGTTTTTTAAATACAGGTTTCTATCGTTGAGTAGGACTGCCTTATAAAAATTGTAGTGTGTGTGATCGTTGCACCTTGCTCTGAGCTCCTTGTAGCGTTTGTCACTAAACAGAATTTCCGAAACTGCTTTCGCTTTCTGTGACTTGCGTATGTACTGTGACATTACGCGGTATTCTGGCAAAGACTCTTTTCCCTCAACCCACTGGTTAATTTTCTCAACCAGAAAATTTTCAATTCCGAAGTGATCTTGCAAGTACAAGTTGACATAAACGCTCATTACGGTGGAGTCGAAGTACTTTCGGACGAGAGCGTAGGCGTCGTTGATTCTTCCATTCATTAGTAAACTGCCGATCGACTCCAGAGTCCCTTCGGCCGACGTGTACATATAGGAATCAATGTTCCCCAGCGTTCGCGTACCCCCGCTCACAAAAGTGAAGACCGAGATACCAAGTGAGCTATAGAAATCAGAGTAGCTCTTAATCTCCTCAAAAACGTTGTGTGAATGGTACGCGTGACCCAAGTTATCCACTGACGATATCTCCCGTTCCTAACTTCTTGGCAAACTGTTCGCAATACGTAATTGCCTATATTGCAACCACTCTCATGATGGAATACGACACCCCGGCAAACACACCTAATGCGAAGGAATATCGCAATACTCTCATGCTTTTTTCCATTCTCTTGGCCCAACGGTTCTTCTTCTCGAAAAACGGACTTCGCTTTTCCGTAGTTGTAGCCTGGAGTCCACGGGCCCAAAAGTAGTTGCGCTGCGCATCCGACTGCCACGCAATCAGTCCAGCAAGGACAGCAATAAAAAGAAATACCGCCCCAATGCCCAGCACAACTTTTTGAGAATAGAGAAGCATCGGATCAACCTTTACTGTTAGCGCAAAGAAGTATGCTCCTAGACAAGCTGTTGAAAGAGAAACCAGGAGTTTCCGCTGTTCCAGAGAAGCTTCTCTCGCCCTGTTGTGAAGTTGATCCTGAAACGCATCTTCAGTATCTAATTTCCGTATCTCAGGCATCCGATTATCCTTATGAAAACTGAGTAAACAGAGAGCTGACGCGTTCCACAAGCCAGTCTCTTCATGGTATACGATGGGATCATCTTGTTTTTCGAGGTCATGGAGCCACAACATTACATGATGCTCTCCGGTTCTGCCATCTTAGCTCGTGTTGACTTGGACGACTACTTCTGGGATCGCGGCGGCTTTATCGTCGATGTTGACAATTTAAAACGAATTCCGCTCGGTCTCGCTAATGGAGCTTCTGCATTCGCCTAACGATTCAATGTCAGGCATTCGTTGTTGCAACGTTGAAGCCCTTAGGCAAGCCATCCAACCTTCGCGAAGTGTGTATTAAACCCGTCTCGAAGCTTTACAATCGCTTGAGCCTGGGCGTATGTTCATCGAAACTTCCGAATTACTCTGAAAATCTTTTCGTTATATGTGCCCCCTTTGTCAGGTTATTCATCAAAGGTTTTGACGTGGGGCTATTTTGGATTCGGTGAGTCATGTTCGCCGTCTAGTTGGCAGGGTAGTGGCCCGAAGCATTTCCGCAATATCTCTTCGATTCAGCAGAGTATAGTTGCCGCCCTTAAGAGCGACTTCATAGTTCATTGCGCCGCAATTACGATCAATTCGGCCGTATCCAGGCATCCGAGGCACGCTGTTGTTCTTTCCTGGAGTCTCGTGTTTTGCCAGGTTAACCCGGATCGTATCGGCGATCGCGATCGTGGGTTCAAGCGCCCGTAGTTGTGCGTGGAGTTCAATCACGAAAGTGGCATCATCTCGCATCCTCTTTGCATGACTGGCTCGATAGTGTTCTGCCGCTCCTGCACCTTCGGTAGAGTATTTCGCGATGTATGCATTCAAGCCGCCGTTCTCCTTGAGTGTTCGCAGCTTCAAAATTCGTCCCCGCCAAGTCCGCAGAAGCTCATAGACCGCAAACACCCACATCTGAGACATCGCGGACACGATCATGCACGATTGCAAAGGCGTACGCTCGTTTTCGATGTACTCGGCAAGGAGTTTGTATTCTAGGTCCGTGATTATTGTGTCAATCAGCCCGACGTTTATCCCCTGCATGTTGAGGTAAACGTCGTCGAACAAATGCAAATTAGAAAACAGTTCCGTTATCGCACGGAAGTCAATCTTATCAATGTATAGGTAGCCGGTTTCAGCAACTTCAGGTTCCATGTTTTTCTCCATGTTAGGGGCTACTCCAATGGGCTGAAATCCGTCAAGAAGTTGTCACACTTTTCCTGCAGAAAGCCAATTTTAAAGTTTCTTACAGAGCAAGGGGCATGCGGAAAGGAGCATTCTGGCGTGGTTGCAAAATGGGGGAAGGGCGTGGGAAAGGTATTCTGGCGAGGGCCCTACGGCAAGTACGCGTACGGCCTTCAAATGCACCGGCGGCCCACACCGGATGACGCTCTGATTGGATCAACCGCTGATAGATGCCCGCACCCGACTATCCTCCCGCAGAGCGGCCGAATGAGTCAGGCTTCTTTGATTCAGCGTGCGGGCAAGGTATGGCAGAATTCGTCAGCACGAAGTGAGGGTGGCAAAAATGGGGTGCCCCCTTCTGCCCTTCGTGGCTGACACCCGATGTTGCTCTGAATTGGCGCCGGTGACGAAGAAAGAACACCAATGTGATGGGGGTAGTTTCTAGGGTCAAAGTATGGGACGGAGGTAGTATTGCGATTTCACGGACGTTGCAGCCTAACAGATCGAAATACCTCGCGACTCATGACGACGATCAGCACACTTAGTAGACAACCCCGACTTCCCGCCAGGATAACTCTAGCCGAGCTAAAACGAGGCCTTTCCTCTTATCCTCTCCCGGCCCCCTTTCTTCACCATTCCGCCAACACGTGATCGGTAGCAGGCTGCTTCGCACCTAGCATGTCGACATCGGAATTTGGTACAGCTGAATATCAATTCACCTCATTCTCGGCTGTTTTTAGTGATCTTAACATGGGAAAGAAACGTCGCAAACACGAATTGCCAAAGCAATCGAGTTCACGCAAACGTCGTTTTTTGGAAAAACGCAAGACGAACCAGCCAGAGAGTCTAATATGGATTCCGCCCGCCAACCGTGTAGTAGTCCCTGCATCCCAACACGAACGTCGAATGCGTGAAATCGGACGATCGTTAATGTTGCCACCGGATCATCCAGATTATGAGTCGCAACAAGACTACCTATTAAGGGCAATGGAGCTCGACGTAGGAGCAAAAACAAAGATCGAAGAGATATGGAAAAAAACCCTTCTCCTTCATCAAACTGAGTGCCTCAATGGAAGTGGGCTCGTCATGTCGCGGACACTTCGCACTTTCCTTCATGAGTGCTTCAACCGACTGGTCACGTCTGGTCCCCATTCGATGAGTTTACAGTTTAACATGTTTGAATCTTTTTTTGCCTTCCGGGACTCACTTGTGAAATTTGCACTCCGCACTGAAATAGATCACTTGTTGTCAATAAATGATTTTTTTAATTGGTATGAAAGCGACGATCTTTTAGATAAAGATCCTGAGATACTGAATGCAGTCATGGAGGAGGGTGTTATTTATTCTTTTAACATGACTAATGATTCGGGGTTCGTGGTACCCACCGCCGACTGCGAGTTTGTAATTGCAGGCTGTTCATTAATTCGACACAAGAATGAACTATCTTGCGTGATTGTAGCCGGAGAAAGCCCCCCCCGAGTTCCAGACGAATTGATAGCTTTAACCAAAGAAGAGCTGCTGGATCGATGCGAATCCAGTCCTTTCAAACAGGAAGCGTTCGATGCCGCACCTGAAATCCCTGTCTCAGACAGATACCTTGAAGAATTTCCAGTCGCCGCACGAGTACACCTGCTACTTAGATTTGATCTTAATGACGCAAAAAACCGTTGTTGGTATCTTGCACAGGACAATGGGAATTCGTACGCCGTCTATACCAATGAAACGACCGGTTTCGACGACCTTCCTCCATCAGAAATGGAAAATATACTTAAAGTAGCGAACGACGAAATAGTCCGATACAAAGATCTGCTTGGTATGGCAACTTCATTGATCTTTCTGCCAGTAGCATTTATAGCTGAACAGGATTTCGTGAGTAACGTCAGGTTCAATACAGACATTTCTTCCCAACGTGAAGAAGACTGGGTGTTTAACGCGTTGAACAATCAATTTCCCGTAGCTTATGAGGTCGAGGTAAAGGCAATGGCGACGAGTTGCGAAGGACCGCAATCTCGAACAATTAAACCTCCTGAAATTGGTTTTGAAAATGACGGATATTGGAAGAAGCTGAGTTCTGGCGAGATTGGAGCAGACGCAGAAGGACATCCAATCGCTGGGAAGACTTGGGTTTCAATTAATGTTTCTTGGGTCAACAAAACTCTATCAAGCTTTCTTTTGCGGCGCACTGAACTAGTGGAGATTGGTCCGAAATCAGGTTACGTCTATGTGATGCGGTGTTTGGGACATGCTGACAATCTTTTCAAAATCGGACTAACCAGAGTAAACACCGCTGAACGGTCCAGGGGACTGAGTCGCACCACTAGTAGTCCTCTTCCTTTTGACGTACTAGCACATTGGTTTGTCACAGATTGTTATCTCGTTGAGAAAGCGGTTCATGAAAGACTTGCTGCTTTTCGTGTGAATCCGAAACGAGAGTTTTTCAAGCTGAACATTTCCGAAATCATAACTACTGTCGAAGATATCATTCGATCTAGTTGAGCAGCGACTATTTAAGAAGCGGCCAAATGGGTCAAAGAGCGGCCAAATGGGTCAGGCCTCTTTGATCCCCGTCCCCGATTTCCCGCCCGGATAACTATTCGAGCTGCTCACGCCGCCAGCCTCGGCGGCACCGCCAGGTCTCAAAGCGATCATCGCCCGCCCACCTTCGCCGTCAACTGATCAGCAGTCCGGATCGAGTCATGCAGCAGCTGGCACAGCTCCTCGGCTTCCTCAATCGACAGGCTCACCTGGTAGCGTTTCTGCATGTTGGCTTGATGGATCGCAAACGCCAGGCATGCGGCCAGCTCCCGAGCCCGCTGGAGTTCATCACTCGCCGGAGCGTCGACCTTCCGGTCGGACCGGCCGACGGGCGTGAGTTCATAATTCGCAGGTTCTTCAGTCACGAGGCACCGCCTTTCACCTGCTCGGGCTCGGCAACGCACAGCCCCAACTCCCCGGGATGTTTCTTCGCATCCGCCAAGCCTCGCGCATAGCCATCCTCTTCGGCCCGCCGAGTCGCATCCGCCAAACGCGACCTCAGCGCGGCCACCTCCTTATGTAGCTCCGTATCCTCATTCACGTAGGAGGCCGCTAGACGTTCCAAATCGCGAAACGCCACCGCATCGATCTTGCAGGCCGGAGTCTGGATCTCCGATCCCCCGAAATGCACCAACGCTGCGTCTCGGTCGCCAAACACCTGATCGCAGTGAAAGCATCGCCAGCCCTCGATCTTCGCCGCGAGCTCCGGTTTCCACTCCAACGTGTCCGCGTTCGGATCGCACACGTTGTCGATCAAAACGCCGCAACCAAACACGACGCGAGACCACGCAATATCGACTCCATGGTGCCCAAACCGGCGGCCCCACAATTCCCGCAGGCGTTCGGCAAAACCTTCATCTGTGAGCTCGATCGACTCCTCTTCATACTCATCATTTTGCGGAGTGTGGGTTCCGTAATCCATGAACTCCTCAATGAACTGCATGAACGCGATCATTCGATCGAGATCATCCTTGCTCGCCCTGGCCATTTTCATACCACACCGCCCTTCACCTGATCCGCCGGCG of the Allorhodopirellula heiligendammensis genome contains:
- a CDS encoding IS4 family transposase, producing the protein MLRWVYHNFIFGKEAFAMGSLNHSRCRDQISFLRRQFMQDGGLPFTEILSQESISSAISQNEICWKERVYSPVVTLWVFLGQILSTDQSCAAAVARLIAHRISRQESPCSSETSAYCQARKRLPEKFFSDVARRAGRALDCCAKAEWLWHGRRVYLYDGTTVTMPDTAANQAEYPQPSYQRPGLGRPMARVCAIFSLSCGAVVDMAVGGYSGKGQSELGLLRRLMDVFRPGDIMVADRLMCSWVELTALQCRGVDFVVRHAVTRKLDFRRGQRLGKDDQIVSWPKRYGRTKADADYRKNLPDSLRVRVCRIRIARPGFRDKVLVIATTLFDPIEYPKEELASLYRQRWNVELDIRTIKQTLQMDQLRCKTPDLVRKEMWIHVLAYNLIRTIMARAADKHGIEPRTVSFKATLQTLKAFQPMLANMGRCSYEVRQQIYEQVIESIAVHRVGDRPDRFEPRKIKQPHRKHHDYLHVHRHEAKRQILAGLRK
- a CDS encoding GIY-YIG nuclease family protein, whose translation is MSTSEFGTAEYQFTSFSAVFSDLNMGKKRRKHELPKQSSSRKRRFLEKRKTNQPESLIWIPPANRVVVPASQHERRMREIGRSLMLPPDHPDYESQQDYLLRAMELDVGAKTKIEEIWKKTLLLHQTECLNGSGLVMSRTLRTFLHECFNRLVTSGPHSMSLQFNMFESFFAFRDSLVKFALRTEIDHLLSINDFFNWYESDDLLDKDPEILNAVMEEGVIYSFNMTNDSGFVVPTADCEFVIAGCSLIRHKNELSCVIVAGESPPRVPDELIALTKEELLDRCESSPFKQEAFDAAPEIPVSDRYLEEFPVAARVHLLLRFDLNDAKNRCWYLAQDNGNSYAVYTNETTGFDDLPPSEMENILKVANDEIVRYKDLLGMATSLIFLPVAFIAEQDFVSNVRFNTDISSQREEDWVFNALNNQFPVAYEVEVKAMATSCEGPQSRTIKPPEIGFENDGYWKKLSSGEIGADAEGHPIAGKTWVSINVSWVNKTLSSFLLRRTELVEIGPKSGYVYVMRCLGHADNLFKIGLTRVNTAERSRGLSRTTSSPLPFDVLAHWFVTDCYLVEKAVHERLAAFRVNPKREFFKLNISEIITTVEDIIRSS